A single window of Dermacentor albipictus isolate Rhodes 1998 colony chromosome 1, USDA_Dalb.pri_finalv2, whole genome shotgun sequence DNA harbors:
- the LOC135900035 gene encoding myb/SANT-like DNA-binding domain-containing protein 1 translates to MATASGTDEQPPARQRKPRVQWSERDTWALIKLWEDNLPSLRAQKHNGGVYDGIAQALTSMGVPRTKAQVHSKIENLGQTYRSCLKHMTTGSSPPSWPFFSEVHRFLGSLPVHDTSLMEEAGCSESTTSSTASVEELIFDMLDSGSASCEDVAEDCSPSESPVQQVESRNLASGSSECARRKRRQPAGDFQERMLEEQRRQREQFADAHKMEMDLRKEGLKLQEKLVDAMLKFFSKN, encoded by the exons ATGGCTACGGCGAGCGGTACCGACGAACAGCCTCCGGCACGCCAAAGAAAACCGCGGGTACAGTGGTCGGAGAGAGACACCTGGGCGTTAATCAAGTTATGGGAAGACAACCTGCCCTCGCTGCGTGCGCAGAAGCACAACGGAGGCGTTTACGATGGCATTGCACAAGCATTGACGAGCATGGGTGTACCTCGCACAAAGGCGCAAGTGCACAGCAAGATAGAGAACCTGGGACAGACCTACAG GAGCTGCCTGAAACACATGACAACAGGGTCATCACCGCCGAGCTGGCCATTCTTCTCCGAAGTCCATAGGTTTCTAGGATCCCTGCCTGTTCACGATACATCTTTAATGGAAGAGGCTGGGTGCAGCGAGAGCACAACAAGCAGCACTGCCTCCGTCGAAGAA CTGATCTTCGACATGCTTGATTCCGGCTCTGCTTCTTGTGAAGACGTCGCCGAAGATTGTTCACCTTCCGAGTCGCCAGTACAACAGGTTGAATCCAGGAACCTCGCAAGTGGCAGTTCCGAATGTGCCCGCAGGAAGAGAAGGCAACCGGCTGGCGACTTTCAAGAAAGGATGCTTGAGGAGCAGCGACGGCAGAGAGAGCAGTTTGCTGATGCGCACAAAATGGAAATGGATCTCCGTAAAGAGGGGCTCAAGTTGCAAGAGAAACTTGTAGATGCAATGTTGAAGTTTTTTAGTAAAAACTGA
- the LOC139050393 gene encoding uncharacterized protein, whose translation MEVENMGDCTDTKEKVEIACILARILAAESEADAAKAVKDRIKRQLLLNGCTFYALALPTRVCNRSTWAFIRHEKWFEETVPHLGGHNFKQSFRVNPSTFRFLVESLRHVLEKQVTNMRDPITAEKRVAIGLYKLCSSAEDRTVANLFGVGRSSVNVIYREFCAAVVSVLESDWIRMITEEEMPRHIQEFEAVCDFPQAVGALDGCHFPISPPKKYATDYYNYKGWHSIILLALVDHKYRFRYCNVGAPGRCHDAHVFGVSRLSKIVNSPLFKAPVAAVGTTAVPPIILCDQAFPLTPNLMKPFGHRTVISEAERNFNCHLSGARRIVENAFGRLKARFRFIAKRMECSVGNARLAIRACCVLNNICEHFNDSVHPQWLSEVQQSNATFPQPSRRTEAEIGNASAIRTALVEYYKRRN comes from the exons ATGGAGGTCGAGAATATGGGGGACTGCACGGACACGAAGGAAAAAGTCGAAATAGCATGCATTTTGGCAAGgattcttgctgcagagagcgaAGCAGACGCCGCAAAGGCAGTCAAAGACCGTATTAAGCGGCAGTTGCTACTCAACGGGTGTACATTTTATGCCTTGGCGCTTCCCACGAGAGTCTGCAACCGATCGACGTGGGCTTTCATCCGCCACGAAAAGTGGTTCGAGGAGACTGTGCCTCACCTCGGTGGCCACAACTTCAAGCAGTCGTTTCGAGTGAACCCCTCAACGTTCCGGTTTCTCGTGGAAAGTCTGCGCCATGTGCTCGAAAAACAAGTTACCAACATGCGTGACCCGATCACTGCGGAAAAGCGTGTCGCCATTGGCCTCTACAAATTGTGCTCTTCTGCCGAAGATAGAACTGTGGCAAACCTCTTCGGCGTTGGGCGCTCATCCGTCAACGTCATTTACAGAGAGTTTTGCGCAGCTGTTGTCTCTGTGCTCGAAAGTGACTGGATCAGAATGATTACTGAAGAGGAAATGCCTAGGCACATCCAAGAGTTCGAAGCCGTGTGCGATTTCCCTCAagctgtcggtgcccttgatggctGCCATTTCCCTATTTCGCCTCCAAAGAAGTACGCCACCGACTACTACAACTACAAGGGTTG gCACAGTATTATCCTACTAGCATTGGTCGACCACAAGTATCGATTCAGATACTGCAATGTCGGTGCCCCAGGACGCTGCCACGACGCACATGTGTTTGGTGTTTCACGGCTGTCGAAGATTGTCAACAGTCCCCTTTTCAAAGCACCTGTTGCCGCAGTGGGTACCACAGCAGTCCCACCGATAATATTATGCGATCAAGCATTTCCACTAACCCCAAACCTCATGAAGCCATTTGGACACCGAACTGTCATCAGTGAAGCTGAAAGGAATTTCAACTGTCATTTATCTGGAGCAAGGAGGATAGTTGAAAACGCATTCGGAAGGCTAAAGGCCCGGTTCCGTTTCATTGCGAAAAGAATGGAGTGTTCTGTTGGCAATGCCCGTTTGGCTATACGAGCATGCTGCGTGCTCAATAACATTTGCGAGCACTTCAACGACAGTGTCCACCCACAGTGGTTAAGTGAGGTGCAGCAGTCCAATGCTACATTTCCACAGCCATCACGCAGAACAGAAGCTGAAATTGGAAATGCATCCGCCATCAGGACAGCACTTGTGGAATATTACAAGCGAAGGAACTGA